The following nucleotide sequence is from Paenibacillus odorifer.
GATAAACCTGTATCGATGGCGTACATTGCACATCGGTCGGCAAGATATTCCAGATTAAATGCGGTATACACACCTCCGTCTTGCCGGAAAAAAGGTTATGCAAGTGCACTAGTAGCAGAGTTATGTTCTGTTCTTTTATCGGAGGATTTAGTGCCCATGCTTTATGCTGATTTAAAGAATCCTGACTCCAATAAGGTTTATCGAAATATTGGTTTTGTGGAAAGCGGAAAGATTGTTGACATCAAGTTCAAATAGGCACGAAAGGGCTACCGCAAGGTAGTCCTTTTTCTATGATCAATATGTTACTTGGCATTACTTTTATACAATTTAACATAGTTTGTAAGTTCAGCTATCGCGAAAAATTGCTTCGTTAATTGAGAATTCAATTTTTGTAAGGCAAGCTGAAAGGATACCTCCACTTTTTTGTAGTTATGTGTTTCTATTTCATTCAAAAGCTGTTTCATATTCTCGATATAATAAACAGTTTTCCTTAAACTGCTGATAAGAATAATTTTTCTTAATTCCGTTAAAGTGAAGACTCTGTAGCCATTATCTTTGTTCCTATTCGAAGAGATTAGCCCTTCTTGTTCCCAATGCCGAATAGCTGATGGATTAACTCCTGCCATTTGTGCAACTTCACCAATCGTCATTGAATCTGTTACAGTTAAATCTTTGTATTTTGATAAATCAACATCCCGAAACATGCGTAAAACTTCCTCTAACCTTTCTTTTTCCACTTGGGTCTTATGTTGCTCTTGATTGATTGCCCAAAGAGCAGACTCCATCTGCTGGCCTTTAATCTTCCTCATCACATCGTACACAACCGGAATTTCATATCCCTGCAATAATGCGCGAATGGTAATAAAAGCTTGTACATGGATGGAAGTGTAACATCTGCGGTTGCTGGCGGTCCTTGATACATCTGGAATTAAGTCTTGATCTTCGTATCTCCTTAAAGTAGTGGTACTCACATTTAATTGCTTAGCTATCAGTGTAGGTGTATATATCTCTTCCATAATCATCATCGCCCCAAAACATTAAAGTTGAACCTTCAAGTGCTACAACAATATTAAATCGAATTTAGGCAGATATATCAAGGGAGGTAAAGGGATAAACCGAAAGATTGCATGAATGTTATATGATACTTTTATAGAACACAAAGGAGTGAGTTCATTGAAAAAGATAATACAATTAGCAAACCAATCAGAAATAGAAGTAGGTATGGCAGGGCTTCCAAATCGTCCAACCATCATGTTACCCATCGCTAAAAAATCTGTGTACAATCAGGAAGCAGAAAACTTAAAGCTGTGGGGAGTAGATCCCGAATTAGGTAAACATTTTGTTGAAGGACTAGCGGATACTTTTCAAGTGCTTTATTTCGATTATGAAGGTCATCTATTTCAACATCCAGTGGAAAATCTAACAGCAGATCATATTGTGAAGGATCTTCTCCACATTGCGGATGAAATGAATGTTACAAGCTTTAGTTACTACGGTTATTCCTGGCTTGCGTTGATTGGATTGCAAATGGCTA
It contains:
- a CDS encoding MerR family DNA-binding transcriptional regulator, translating into MEEIYTPTLIAKQLNVSTTTLRRYEDQDLIPDVSRTASNRRCYTSIHVQAFITIRALLQGYEIPVVYDVMRKIKGQQMESALWAINQEQHKTQVEKERLEEVLRMFRDVDLSKYKDLTVTDSMTIGEVAQMAGVNPSAIRHWEQEGLISSNRNKDNGYRVFTLTELRKIILISSLRKTVYYIENMKQLLNEIETHNYKKVEVSFQLALQKLNSQLTKQFFAIAELTNYVKLYKSNAK